In Rhodamnia argentea isolate NSW1041297 chromosome 4, ASM2092103v1, whole genome shotgun sequence, the following proteins share a genomic window:
- the LOC115748822 gene encoding probable plastid-lipid-associated protein 8, chloroplastic, translated as MATASSALFSTVVNCPSHAVKTRSLRSSRLKPTSHLLHFRCLQRRSSRVGASVSVSDPRVDTGRPDDLVASILSKVLHSDGGVSLEEEEHKQVAEVAQELQKYCVSQPVKSPLIFGEWDVVYCSNPTSPGGGYRSALGRVFFRTKEMIQALEGPDTVRNKVSFSALGFIDGEVLLKGKLKALDDRWIQVIFEPPKLKVAEMEFQYGGESEVKLQITYIDETIRLGKGSRGSLFVFRRRQ; from the exons ATGGCCACCGCTTCTTCGGCTCTCTTCTCCACCGTCGTCAACTGCCCCTCCCACGCCGTCAAAACCAGATCTCTCCGAAGCTCTCGACTGAAACCCACCTCGCATCTCCTCCATTTTCGGTGCCTTCAGCGGCGGAGCTCTCGAGTTGGCGCTTCCGTTTCAGTTTCTGACCCTCGCGTGGACACCGGTCGTCCCGACGATCTCGTCGCTTCGATCCTCTCCAAG GTGTTACATTCCGATGGTGGAGTTtcacttgaagaagaagagcacaAACAGGTAGCTGAAGTTGCTCAGGAACTGCAGAAGTATTGTGTGAGCCAACCGGTGAAGTCGCCTCTTATATTTGGAG AATGGGATGTTGTCTACTGTTCAAATCCAACATCACCTGGTGGCGGCTATAGGAGTGCACTGGGTCGGGTTTTCTTCAGAACCAAGGAAATGATTCAGGCTCTTGAGGGTCCTGACACTGTGAGAAACAAGGTTTCCTTCTCTGCTTTGGGCTTCATCGACGGAGAGGTCTTGTTAAAAG GGAAATTGAAGGCACTTGATGATAGATGGATTCAAGTCATATTTGAGCCGCCTAAACTGAAGGTGGCAGAAATGGAGTTCCAGTATGGAGGAGAGAGTGAAGTCAAATTGCAAATCACATACATAGATGAGACGATTAGGTTGGGCAAGGGATCCCGAGGTTCACTGTTTGTTTTCCGGCGGCGCCAATAA
- the LOC115748823 gene encoding protein FAM32A-like isoform X2 yields the protein MSAAYGNVVSGKLKLKGRPLDVKLNGVYGGGMTSKRAKNKKKKYRGRLLQQLCESAIDNAERINTKGQDDGRRLASAYYNRLTPAERRFLQQTEKIELERLAKMASKSHRDRVQEFNQYLANPSERYDIPKVGPG from the exons ATGTCGGCGGCGTACGGGAATGTGGTGTCGGGGAAGCTGAAACTAAAGGGGAGGCCCCTGGATGTGAAGCTGAACGGCGTTTACGGGGGCGGGATGACGTCCAAGAGggcgaagaacaagaagaagaagtacaGGGGTCGTCTTCTTCAACAACTCTGCGAGTCCGCGATAG ATAATGCCGAGAGAATAAACACCAAAGGCCAAGATGATGGGAGGAGACTCGCTTCGGCGTACTACAACCGCCTGACGCCAGCAGAGAGGCGGTTTCTCCAGCAGACAGAGAAGATCGAACTGGAAAGGCTGGCGAAGATGGCCAGTAAGTCGCACCGCGACCGGGTCCAGGAATTCAACCAGTACCTGGCGAATCCCAGTGAGCGCTATGACATTCCTAAAGTTGGGCCTGGCTAA
- the LOC115748823 gene encoding protein FAM32A-like isoform X1 encodes MSAAYGNVVSGKLKLKGRPLDVKLNGVYGGGMTSKRAKNKKKKYRGRLLQQLCESAIGGNTLLSSDNAERINTKGQDDGRRLASAYYNRLTPAERRFLQQTEKIELERLAKMASKSHRDRVQEFNQYLANPSERYDIPKVGPG; translated from the exons ATGTCGGCGGCGTACGGGAATGTGGTGTCGGGGAAGCTGAAACTAAAGGGGAGGCCCCTGGATGTGAAGCTGAACGGCGTTTACGGGGGCGGGATGACGTCCAAGAGggcgaagaacaagaagaagaagtacaGGGGTCGTCTTCTTCAACAACTCTGCGAGTCCGCGATAG GTGGGAACACTTTGCTGTCCTCAGATAATGCCGAGAGAATAAACACCAAAGGCCAAGATGATGGGAGGAGACTCGCTTCGGCGTACTACAACCGCCTGACGCCAGCAGAGAGGCGGTTTCTCCAGCAGACAGAGAAGATCGAACTGGAAAGGCTGGCGAAGATGGCCAGTAAGTCGCACCGCGACCGGGTCCAGGAATTCAACCAGTACCTGGCGAATCCCAGTGAGCGCTATGACATTCCTAAAGTTGGGCCTGGCTAA